In Caulobacter segnis ATCC 21756, the sequence GAGTGGGAATCGATCAGCGCCAGGACCGGCTTGCCCGCGGTGACGTAGTCGCCGGTGCGCAGCGTCAGGTCCGACAGGAAGCCGTCGGTCGGCGCCAGGACCTCGGTTCGCTTTAGGTTCAAAGCGGCCACGTCGCGGCTCGCCACCGCCTGGGCCAGGGCGGCCTGGACCTGCTCGACCTTGGACTGGCTCTGTTCGGTCACTTCGGCGGCGACGAGGTCGCCGAGCGCGCGGTTGCGCGAGAGCTCGCGGCGCGCCTGGATCAGGCTGGCGCGTTGGGCCTCGACGGCGGCGTCGGCTTGGCGAAGCGCCAGGGCGTAGCGCTCGCGATCCACATAGAACAGGGGCTGGCCGGCCTTGACGGCTTCATCGTTGGCGGCGGCGACCCGGGTGACGAGACCGGACACGTCTGGCGCCACCTTCACGACGTCGGCGCGGACGCGACCATCCCGGGTCCACGGATCGACCTGGTAGTGGGTCCACAGCGCCTTGCCGCCGACGGCGGCGGTGACGAGGACGGCGCCGGTGACGGCCATGCGGCCGGCATAGGGTAGAAAGGTCTTCAAGGGGGGCATGATCAGAACTTCAGGGGAGACGGGACCGTCACGACGGCGGCCCAGAGGATGACGAACAGGGCGGCGTCGAACAGCGCCGGATGCCAGACGAGGCGATAGGCGCCGAACCGGGCCAGCAGGCGTCGCAGAACGAACGCCGCGATCAGGGCGATCACCGCCGAGACCAGGACGGACGATAGGAAGACGCCGTCGATAGCGATTTCGCCGGTCATCGGGCGACCTCCGGAACGAAGGCCGGAGCCTTCGGGAACAGGTTGCGGCGCAGGCCCACCAGGCCTGAGACGCCCTGCACGGCCGAAGCGGCGGGCGCTTCGGCCAGGTCGCGCAGGGCGGTGTCGATGCGAGCTAGAAGCTCAGCGCCGGGCGCGGCGCGGGCGCCGGCGGCCAAGGCGGCGAAGTGGTCGCCGACGCCATCCAAGGCGGCGTCGACGTGCGCCTTCCCATCGCGCGGCAGGTCCGGGCGCGCGGCCTGCACGGCGACCAGGTTCATGCCCACCCGCAGGTCGCGCAGCGCGTCGACGCCGACCAGGTCATGCGCGTGACCGACTTCGGCCAGCTTGGGCGTCAGAATGCCCAGGCGATCCACCAGCACGGCGGCGAAGGCGGCGGGTTCCGGCGCTTGGCGCGCGCGGGCCAGGCGCGCCAGATTGCGCCAGGTGCGTGTCAGCAGCCGCCGGGCGCTGGCGTCCGTCCCCATCGATCGCAGGGCGGCCGTCACGGTGATGGCCAGCAGCAAGCCCACGAACTGGCCAAGGTTGCCATTGAGGAAGCCGGCGAAGTCGGCGCTGAACGTCTCCTGCAGGGCCAGGGCGTTGCAAAAGCCCATCAGCACGGCCAGGGCCGCCCCCATGCGGCGCGGATCGGGGATGTAGAGGCCCAGGAACAGCAGCGGCGGCCCCATGGCGGCGACGAGCATCGGAAAGCCGTCGATCGCCGGCAGGATGGCGAACATGTAGAGCGCCGCCAGCGGCAGCGAGAGCAGCGAGAACAGGCCAAAGTCCTTGATGGCGGGCACGGGATCGTCCAGCGCGGCGAAGAAGCAGCAGAACACGGCGGCCATGACCGGCGCGGCGATCCCGTCGCCCCAGCCGAATTGAATCCAGGCCGCGCAGGACAGCATCACCGCGATCGCGGCGGCCCCGCCCGACAGAAGGGCCAGCGGCAGGTCGGCGTGCATCCTGTGGCGGGCGCTCTCCCGCGTCGCGGCGTCCAGCGCCGACGACAGCGGCGCATCGGGATCGTCGATGCGGGCCATCAGGGCGTGCCCCTCGGCCAGCGCCCGCACGGCCTCCGATAGCCGCACCAGCAGGCTTTCGACCAGCAAGCTCGACCAATTGGCGTCTGACCGGAGGGCGGCGAGGGTCCGGAGCTCGTCGACCAGGTCGAGTCCCGCTTCGCGTGGCGCGCCGGCCTCGATCCAGCCGATCACCGCATTCAGGGCCTCGCGCACCCGCGGTTCGCGAACATCTCGGAGGGCCTCCATGCGATCGCCGAGGCCGGACAGCAGGGGAATCAGCAGCAGCATCCGCTCCTGCAGCGCGCGCACGACGCCAGTGGTCTCACGCAGGCGCGAGGTGTCGAACGGGAGGTGGACGGCCAGCATGCGGATCTCGCTGGCGGCGGCGGCGAGATGGCGGCGATCGCGCGCGATCGTCGCCGGATCGGCCTCCTCGCGCAGGACGTCCAGCGCCCAGCGATCGGCCTCGCCCAGCCAGTTGGCGAGGCGGGTCTTCAGCACGCGCCCGACGGGACGGGGAAACACGAGGCTGTGGACCATCGTCGCGCACAGGATGCCAAGGCCGATCTCGATCACGCGCGAGGCGGCGACGTCGAAGATCGCGCCGGGCTGCGAGACGCTGGGAAAGCCAATGATCGCGGCGGTGTAACCGGCCAGCATCATCACATAACTGCGCGGCGTGCGGTCCAGCAGCGAGATGGTCAGGCAGCCGCCAACCCATAGGGCCAAGGCCAGCGACAGCAGCCAGGGGGCGTTCACGAGGTTAGGGACCAAGGCCACGGCGGCGGCGGCGCCCAGGATGGTGCCGAGCACACGGTAGACGGCCTTGGAGCGCACGGCTCCGGCCAGGGGCTGGCTGACGATATAGGCGGTGGTCATCGCCCAGTATGGGCGCGGCAGGCCCAGGGCGAACCCGATATAGAGGGCCAGCATCGCCGCCGCGAAGCTGTTCGCCGAGAACAGCAGCGTATGCCGATCGAACTTGGGCAGCATGGCGAGGGTCTCAGATCCCCTGCCCGGCCGCGAGCTCCAGCGCAGCCTCGAAGGCGGCGAAGGTGCGCAGGGCGGCCGCCAGATCGTCGTCCCCGACACCCGTTAGCATCTGGGCGCGCACGACCTGCACCGCGTCCTCGACAACGGCGGCCAGGGCTTGGCCCTCGGCGGTCAAGTGCAAGGTCTTGGCGCGCTTGTCGGTCGGATCGTCGCGCCGCTCGACGAGGTTGGCATGGCAGAGCTGGTCCAGGATCCGAACCAGCGACGGCCCCTCGACCCCGATCTCTTCCGCCAACGCGCCCTGGCGAAGCCCGCCGCCGGCGCGGGCGATGTGCAGCACGGGCATGGCCTTCGCATCCGAAATACCGTGGGCGGCCAGGGCGCGATTGACCTCCCGCCGGTAGACCCGCGCCAGGCGCAACAGCGATTGGGCGAAGGCGCGTTCGTTCAGGATGCGAGCAGAGGTCATGGAACAACGATCTACTAAATAGGTAGCTTCCTATTTAAATTAGATAGCATCCTACCTTTTTCCTCGCAAGATCGGCCGCCCTAGAAATTTGACACAGCGCAAAAAGCAAAAGGGCCCGGCGCCTAGCCGAGCCCTTCGCGATCGCGCTACCCCAAGGCCTGCTTGTAGAGCGCCAGCAGGTTGCTCCATGCCCGCTCGGCGGCTTCCTCGTTGTAGACTTGGCTGCCCTTCACGGTCCAACCGTGGTTGGCGCCCTCGAAGACCTCGACCTGGGCCGGAAGCTTGGCCTCGGCGAAGGCGACCTTCAGCTTGTCCTTCACCGTTGGGTCCTGCTTGTCGTCGTTGTCGGCGATCTCGATCAGGTACGACGCCTTGGTCTTGGGCAGCAGCAGGTGCGGGCTGTCGGGCTTGGCGGTCAGCAGCCCGCCGCCATGGAACGAAGCCACGGCCGCGATGCGCCCCGGCACGGCCGCCGCGGTCTGGAACGACAGCGGTCCGCCCATGCAGTAGCCCTGCACGCCGGCCTTCTTGGCCTTGTTGGTCTGCGGCTGGGCGTCGAGGAACGCGATGTAGGCGACCGCGTCCTTGGCCGTGCCCTCGGGCGTGACCGTGGCGCGCATCGGCATCAGCTTGGCGCGGTCCTCGGGGTTGGCGAAGTTGAAGCTGCCCTGGATCACCGGCGCCTTCTGGACACGGTAATAGAGGTTGGGGACCAGCACGACATAACCAGCCGCGGCGAGGCGACGGCCCATGTCGCGGAACACCGGCCGCAGGCTCATCACGTCGGGCCACAGCAGCACGGCCGGGAACTTGCCCTTGGCCTTCGGATAGAACAGCGCCGCGTCGGCGGTCCCGTCCGGCGTCTTGATCTCGACATCCTTCTCCACGACCGTGTCGTCCGCGCGGGCGACGGTCGCGACACCGGTCAAGGCGACCGTCATCAGGCCGAAGGCGCGGCGGGAAACGCTGGGATCGTGCACGAGGCCTTGGTGGATATCGTCATCGCACATGGCGGTCTCCTCCGGATGATTGGGCGGGCACGCTATAACCGCGTTATCCGTTCGCCTATCCACTTTACGTCGTAGGTCAGGTTCCGGACGTGTAGGTCGCCTTGCCCGGCAGCAGCAGGTCCTGCTTTCGACCGTCGCACAGCGCGTAGCTGAAGCCCGACTGGATCGCCCAGGCGCCGACCTCGCCCTTCTTGTTGATGGCCAGGAAGCCGACCTGGATGTCCTTGGCCTGGGGCTTCTTCTTCAGGATGCGCTCGACAGCCTCGCGACACGCCGCCTCGGGCGAGCGACCTTGGCGCATCAGTTCGACCACGAGAAAGCTGCCGACATTACGGATCACTTCCTCGCCGACGCCGGTCGAGGTCGCGCCGCCGACCTCGTTGTCGACATAGAGGCCCGCGCCGATGATCGGGCTGTCCCCCACTCGGCCGCGCATCTTCCAGGCCATGCCGCTGGTGGTGCAAGCGCCGGCGATGTTCCCTTTGGCGTCGATCGCCAGCATGCCGATGGTGTCGTGGTTGTTCGCGCCGCCCGGCGTGCCCAGCTGGCCCGTGGTCTTGCCGTAGTCGCCGACCTCGCTGTTGGCCTTGGGCCGGTACTTGGCCTCTTTCTTCCAGGCCTCCCAGGCGGCCTTGGATTCGGGAGTCAGCAGCTCTTCGCGCGGGAAGCCCTGCTCCAGGGCGAATTGCAGCGCGCCCGCGCCGACCAGCATCACGTGGGGGGTCTTCTCCATGACCCGGCGGGCGACCGAGATCGGGTGGGCGATGTGCTCCAGCGCCGCGACCGAGCCGCAGTTGCCCAGCTCGTCCATGATGCAGGCGTCCAGTGAGACATGGCCGTCGCGGTCAGGATAGCCAGCGCGGCCAACGCTGTGGTTCTTGAGATCCTGCTCGGGCACGCGGGCCCCGGCCTCGACGGCGTCCAATGCCCGGCCGCCCTTCGAGAGCACCGCCCAGGCGGCCTGGTTCGCCGGCACGCCGAAATCCCAGGTCGAGATCACGCAGGGCCCTTGCAGTTGAACGCTCTCGCCCGCCGCCGCGGCTGCCCGCCCACTGATCATCGCCGATCCAGCGAGGGTCGCGCCAATCAGGCCTCTACGATTCATCATGCCGGTGTGCTCCAAGAAGACCGCCGAATCCGTAGCACGGCAGGAGAGAGACGATGATCGCTGACCGCGTCCTGCTGGAAGTCTGTGTCGATACGCCCGCCGGATTGGCGGCGGCGATCGCTGGCGGGGCGGATCGGGTCGAACTTTGCGCGGCCCTGACCCTGCAGGGCCTCACGCCCGCTCCCGGCCTGATGGCGCTGGCGGCCGCCTCGCCCATCCCGGTCTATCCGATGATCCGGCCACGCAACGGCGACTTTTGCTACGACGGCCGCGACCTGGACACCATGAAGCGCGACGTCGACGCGGTTCGCGCCTACGGCCTCGCGGGGGTCAGCATCGGCGCCAGCCGCCCCGACGGCGAGCTGGACCTCGAGGTGCTCCACGCCCTTGTCGAACATTCCACGGGCCTGGGCATGACCCTGCACCGCGCCTTCGATCTCGTGGCGGATCAATCGGCGGCGTTGGAGATCGCCGTCGAGATGGGCTTCGAGCGCGTGCTGACCTCGGGCGGGGCGATCAGCGCGCTGGTCGGCGCCGAGCGGATCGCCGCCCTGGTCGACCAGGCGAGCGGCCGCATCGGCATCCTCGCCGGCGCTGGGGTGCGCGTATCAAACGTGGCGGACCTCGTTAGAAGCACGGGCGTGCGCGAGGTGCACGGCTCGTTCGGCGGCGCGCGACCGGGCGCGGACCCGGCGTCGAAGCTGGGCGCCATGGGATTTGTTCCGCCGACGTTGCAGGACACCGACCAGGCGACGGTGGCCGAGGTGGTTCGGATCCTGCGCGGCCTGCCCTAGCCCTCGATGATGTGCGGCACGAACCGCGAGCGGTCGCGCGTCACGCGACCCCGGTCCTCGCGCACGCCGATCCCGGCCGGCTGGTCCCCGATCACCCAGGAGCCGACGACCGGATAGTTCGCGCCGAAGCGCGGCGGCGGCTTCAGTTCCTGGCGGATCCAGCCTTCGGCGCCATAGCCCTGGTCCAGCACCCGACCCTTGCGACCGTTGGTCCAGAGCTCGACGTTCGCGCCTTCACGGCTGAACAGCGGCTTGCGGGCGTAGCTTGATCCCAGGCGCTCGACCTTGGGATCGTCATCGAAATAGGTCTCGAGCAGATTGGGGTGCCCCGGATGCCGCTCCCACAGCAGCGGCAGCAGCGCCTTGTTGGACAGCAGCGCCTTCCAGGGCGGCTCGATGAACAGGGTCTTGGAGCCGGCGATGTTGGCCGCGTACGGCTCGCGCAGCATGTCCTCCCACGGGTACAGCTTGAACATCGCGCCGATGAGGTAGTTGTCCTGGTCGACGAAGCGGCCGTCGGCGTCGAGGCCGATCTCCGTCGTCGGCACGAACTTGGGCTCCAGCCCCGCCAGCCGCGCCATGTCCTCAAGGAACCGCACCGTCTGGCGGTCCTCCACGAAGTCCGGGTCGCTGGCGAAATGGACGAAGCCGCCATTCGGGAAGATCTCGCGGAAGCGTTCGGCCAGCCGGTCGTGCAGGCTGTTGAACTGGTCCGTGCTCTCGGGCAGCGCGCCGCGCTGGATCAGGTCTTCCAGCCACAGCCACTGGAACACCGCCGCTTCATAGATGCTGGTCGGCGTGTCGGCGTTGTACTCGTAGAGCTTGGGTGGCCCCGCCCCGTCGTAGAAGAAATCGAAGCGGCCATAGAGCGATGGATCGCGCGCCTTCCACGAGGCGGCCACGACGTCGCGCGAGGCCTCGGGGATCTGGAGCTTCGCCATCAAGGCGTCGCTGCCCACGGCCTCCTCGACGACGTCCAGACACAGCTTGTGCAGGGCCTCGGTCGCCGGCTCCAGATGACCCTCGACCTCCTCCAGCGTGAAGGCGTAGGCCGCCCGCTCGTCCCAGTAGCGACGGCCATCGGCGTGATGCCAGGTGAAGCCGACGGCCTCGGCCTTGGACTTCCAGCCCGGCCGAGGCGTCAGGGAAAGACGGCGCATCAGGCGTCCTTGGACCCGGCCTTCACCTTGTCCTCGATGGCCAGCATCGGCGCGGGCAGAGCCTCGTCCTTGGGCGCCATCAGGCGGGCCAGCACGTCCTCGGCCCCGCCGCCGCCCGGCAGGATGCCCGCCGCGGCCAGCTTGGCGTCGAGATCGGCGCCGGTCTTGCGGTCCTCGGTCTCGCCGTGCAGGCGGAACTGCTCCTCGCGCACCGCCTGACGCTCCTTGATGCGCTTGAGGCTGTCGGCGGCCGAGCCGACGACGCCACTGGCCGAGCCCGAGCGCGAGATCACGGCGGCCTGGGCCTTCTGAACGCTCTCGTTGACCTTGACGATCTCGATCTCGCGGCGCAGCGCCTCGACCTTGGTGTCGGTCTGGGCGATGATCGTGCGCAGCTTTTCCTCGGCGGCGCGAAGCTCGGTCATCTGGGTCGACTTCTGCGTCGCGTCCTTCTCCAGATCGGCGATGCGCTGGGCCACTTCCAGGGCCAGGGCCTGGTCGCCCTTGCCCATGGCCGCGCGGGCCGAGGCCTCGTACTTGCGGATCTGGTCCGTCAGGCCGGCGACCTCGGTCTCCAGCGACCGGCGGCGGGCCACCAGCTTGGCCAGTTCGTCCCGGGCCTTGCCCTGGGCGTTGTCGGCGTCGCGGATTTCCTGGTCCAGGATCCGCAAGGCGTTGGCGTCCACGATGGTCTGCGCCCCGTCGTGCGCGGTCCCGCGGAACAGGGCCGAGAGCTTGCTCCAGATCGACATTAGAAGGTCTCCAGGTCTTGTTCGTTAGGCGGCCGCGCCGCGGCTCTTTTCGAAACTGTCGCGCAGATCGCTGGCGGCGGCGATGGCGTTGTCGGCCAGGGTGCGCAGCTCGATCAACAGGGTCTGCAGGGTCGTCTTGGACGAGATCTCGCCCATCAGCTCGTAATAGTCCCGGCCTTCGATGGTCGTGATGCCGAAATTCGACAGCGGCACGATCTTCTGGGCCTTGAGCAGGAATTCATTGAAGGCCGCGCGGTCGTTCTGCTCGTCGCAGGGCCAAAGCAGGGTTGAAACCACCAGCTGCAAACCGCCGCCGCTGACATAGATCGGCAGGTCGCCGAACTCGTGCATCACGACCAGCAGCACGGGCTCGACGCCCTCGACGACGGTGACGGTCATTTCGCCCTCACGGACGAGCGAACTCTCCACCAGCCCGTCACGCAGGGTGTGGATCGTCCAGGCGGTGTCGATAACGGAATCCATGTGTCTGACGCCCTTGGGAGGGTTGGGGTTGGTCTTCAGCGCCGGCCCGCGGGCCGACTCCACGACGATGGCTTGGACAGCCGAAAGGATGTCGGGCTTGCACGCCGCCGGCGCCCACACTTCGATCTTCACGAAGCCGGCTTGCCGACGGGCTTCACGCCACGCGCGGGTTCTTTCGGCGGCCTGGGCGCCTCTCGTCGGTTTGGCAGGCATGCGTTACATGTACGCATAACATGTACGCTTGACAAGACGCCGTCCGGCGCCATCCTGCGCTCGACTTCACCAAGGGACAAGCGCGTCCGGCGGTAGAGCTGGCTTGGTCGCTTAGATGGGCTCGCCGGCCAGGTATTCGAGGGCTCGCGAACGGCGATGTTCGGAAAGCTTTTCGGCAGAAAGGACGCCCAGCGTCCCGCCCTGCCCGTCATCCGCAACGTGACCATCGGCCGGACCGTGGTTCTGGACCCTCTAGCCTGGCGGCGCTTCAGCGGCGAAGCGAAGTTCGCCCTGGATCGCGACACTCTGGAGATCACGGCCCAAGGCCTGATCCACCTGAACGACGGCGCGTTCGTGCACCGCTTCTATACGGACGACGAAATCCTGTTCCAGGTGGTCTCAGACGACCGCGAGGGCCAGCGCGCCAATGACTTCACGGTCTTCGTTCCGTGGTCCAGCGCGTACCCGGCCGATCGCGCCGATCGCGACCTGTGGGCCGAGCGGCTCCGGGCCCGCGCGTTCCAGGCCGAGGGCCTGCCCGAGTACCGCCGCTTCTGGTTCGGCGAGGACGCCGAGCGGCAGGATCCCGTGACGCTGTGGGAAGACGTCTATTATGACCGCGAGGGCGCGGCGCCCGACCGGCGGCTCTTCCAGACCACCATGCTGTTCCACCGCGAGCTTTCGGGCGGCGAAGGCCGCGAGCTTTTGCTGGCGTTGACCGCCGAGCCCGAGGATGGCGACGTGACACACGAGACGATGATCGGCCTGCCGCTGTCGGTAGGCGAGTTCAAGGCTTAGGGAGAGGCCGATGTTCGACTTCACGGCGTTCCAGGACGGGGCGATCGCGTTCCTGGTGGCCTTCGTGGCCGCCGGCCTGTTCACCATCGCCTTCAAGTACATCTATCAGTGGGTGACGCCCTACAACGAGAAGGCGCTGATCCGGCAGGGCAACCTGGCTGCCGCCATCGCCCTGGCCGGCGCCTTGATCGGCTACGTCCTGCCGCTGGCCTCGGCGCTGAGCCACACGGTCAGCCTGCCGGAGTTCGCCGCCTGGGCGACCCTGGCCGGCGTCATCCAGATCGCCGCCTTCACCGGCGTGCGCCTGGTCGCCCTGCCCGACGTCAAGGCGCGGATCGAGAATGGCGAGACCTCGATCGGCGTCTATCTGGCGGGCGTCTCCATCGCCGTCGGCGTGCTGAACGCCGCCTGCATGACGACCTGAGGAGCGGAGCCATGAGCACCCGTAAGCGCTCCACATCGCTGCGACTGACGACCATGCTGGCCGGCGCGGCCAGCCTGACTCTGGCGGGCTGCGACGATCCTGGCGCCGGCGCTCAGGCCGGCTGGGATCCCAATCGCGGAGAACAGGTCGAAGCCTTCAGCTACAAGTCCCTCGAAGAGTGCAAGGCCGCCAACGAGGTCTCGGACCAGCAATGCGACACGTCCTGGGCGACCGCCCAGAAGGACGACCAGAAGAACGCGCCGCGCTATGAGGCCCGCGCCTCCTGCGAGGACGTCTATGGCGCCGGCAACTGCGTGCCGCGCAGCGAGCAAGGCGGCGGCAGCTTCTTCACGCCCCTGCTCACCGGTTTCGTGATCGGCCGGATGCTGGACGGTGGAGGCTACCGCGGAACAGGGCTCTATCGTGGGAACGACGGCTACTACTCCACCTGGGGCGGACGCCTGGGACGGGACTACGGCACGGGCCGGACGGTCATCACCCGCGAGAGCATCGACCCGCCGGACGTCATCCGCAACGCGCCCCCCAAGGTCCAGACCCGCACCTCCGTCGTGTCGCGTGGGGGCTTTGGCGGCGGCCGCAGCTACGCGCATAGCGGCGGCTTCAAGGGCGGTTTCGGCGGTTAGATCGCCGACGCATTTTTGCGATTGACTCGCAACTAGACATCCCGTTTAGTTGAGAAGTGTTCGCAAGAACGCGTCGGGCCGCTCACCGAAGTCGGTTCGCCAGGGCGGGTGTCGGCCCCCTGCTCGGCGAGGAGATTTCCGGCGTGCGGTCCGACCTTTTCCCCGATCTCTTCCACGGCGCTTGCGTCGACGATTGCGGCCCGATGGAGCTGACGCGCGGCGAGCGCGTGCTGCTTTGGATGCTGCGTCAGTGGGTGACGGCGCGCGTGCTGGACCAAGAACCTGGCGCGCGCCTCTCGCGAGAGGCCGGCGCCCTCGTCTCCCCGCGCGTGGCGTCGGCCTTCATCCTGATGATGACGACCATCGAAGGCCAAGTGCGCCGCCCCCTGTGCGTCGCCGCCCCCTGCCGCCAGGGTTACGCCGAGGACGAGCAGCGGCTGATCACCGCCTGCGGGGTCTGTCCGGCCTCGCCGGAGATCGCCGGCTGGCTATTGGAGGACATGGTGACGACGCCGGAGCCGGTGATCGTCGCCGCGCGTTTTCTGAACATGGCCCTGGCTCATGAAGCGCTAGCCCTGCCGCTGCGGTTCGACGAGCCGGCGCGCGCGCCGACGGCGCGGCCGACCTTGCACTGACCTATCGATACCCTTGATGAGCCAGGCGCTGGGCCAAGGCCCGCGCCGCCATCTCGACGTCGCGCCAGGTCACGTCGAAATCGCTGGCGTCGCCGTAATAGGGATCGGCCACCGCCTTGCCCTCATAACCGGGCACAAGATCCAGCAACAAACCCAGCTCAGCCGTCGCGTTCTGCGGCGCCAGGGCCCTCAGGCCGTTCAGGTTGGCCTCGTCCAACGCGTAGATATGGGTGAAGACGCGGAAGTCGTCCTTGGTCACTTTGCGTGCCCGCTGACGGGCGATGTCAACGCCGTTGCGGCGCGCGGCGGCGATCGCGCGAGGATCGGGCGGCTCGCCCGCGTGCCAACCGCCGGTGCCGGCGGAGTCGATGAGGACGTCCAGTTGCATCCGCTGGGCCTCGGCCCGGAACGCGCCTTCGGCCAGGGGAGAGCGACAGATGTTGCCCAGGCAAACGAACAGAACCGAAGCCTTCGCCATCAAGCCCTTCCCCAACCACCGCCGCCCGGCGTCTCGATCACGATAGCGTCGCCTGCGCCGACTCGCACCAGATCCGTGGCCGCCAAGGATTGAACCTCGCCGTCGGCGCGTTCGATACGCGCCGC encodes:
- a CDS encoding glutathionylspermidine synthase family protein — its product is MRRLSLTPRPGWKSKAEAVGFTWHHADGRRYWDERAAYAFTLEEVEGHLEPATEALHKLCLDVVEEAVGSDALMAKLQIPEASRDVVAASWKARDPSLYGRFDFFYDGAGPPKLYEYNADTPTSIYEAAVFQWLWLEDLIQRGALPESTDQFNSLHDRLAERFREIFPNGGFVHFASDPDFVEDRQTVRFLEDMARLAGLEPKFVPTTEIGLDADGRFVDQDNYLIGAMFKLYPWEDMLREPYAANIAGSKTLFIEPPWKALLSNKALLPLLWERHPGHPNLLETYFDDDPKVERLGSSYARKPLFSREGANVELWTNGRKGRVLDQGYGAEGWIRQELKPPPRFGANYPVVGSWVIGDQPAGIGVREDRGRVTRDRSRFVPHIIEG
- a CDS encoding efflux RND transporter periplasmic adaptor subunit, with amino-acid sequence MPPLKTFLPYAGRMAVTGAVLVTAAVGGKALWTHYQVDPWTRDGRVRADVVKVAPDVSGLVTRVAAANDEAVKAGQPLFYVDRERYALALRQADAAVEAQRASLIQARRELSRNRALGDLVAAEVTEQSQSKVEQVQAALAQAVASRDVAALNLKRTEVLAPTDGFLSDLTLRTGDYVTAGKPVLALIDSHSFRVEGYFEETKLSGLRIGQPVSVKIMGEDRTLKGHIQSIAAGIEDRDRAASDNLLPNVNPTFSWVRLAQRVPVRVALDQTPRDLRLIAGRTATVSVLTGARR
- a CDS encoding DUF1656 domain-containing protein; protein product: MTGEIAIDGVFLSSVLVSAVIALIAAFVLRRLLARFGAYRLVWHPALFDAALFVILWAAVVTVPSPLKF
- a CDS encoding PspA/IM30 family protein, producing the protein MSIWSKLSALFRGTAHDGAQTIVDANALRILDQEIRDADNAQGKARDELAKLVARRRSLETEVAGLTDQIRKYEASARAAMGKGDQALALEVAQRIADLEKDATQKSTQMTELRAAEEKLRTIIAQTDTKVEALRREIEIVKVNESVQKAQAAVISRSGSASGVVGSAADSLKRIKERQAVREEQFRLHGETEDRKTGADLDAKLAAAGILPGGGGAEDVLARLMAPKDEALPAPMLAIEDKVKAGSKDA
- a CDS encoding DUF350 domain-containing protein; this translates as MFDFTAFQDGAIAFLVAFVAAGLFTIAFKYIYQWVTPYNEKALIRQGNLAAAIALAGALIGYVLPLASALSHTVSLPEFAAWATLAGVIQIAAFTGVRLVALPDVKARIENGETSIGVYLAGVSIAVGVLNAACMTT
- a CDS encoding YjfI family protein: MPAKPTRGAQAAERTRAWREARRQAGFVKIEVWAPAACKPDILSAVQAIVVESARGPALKTNPNPPKGVRHMDSVIDTAWTIHTLRDGLVESSLVREGEMTVTVVEGVEPVLLVVMHEFGDLPIYVSGGGLQLVVSTLLWPCDEQNDRAAFNEFLLKAQKIVPLSNFGITTIEGRDYYELMGEISSKTTLQTLLIELRTLADNAIAAASDLRDSFEKSRGAAA
- a CDS encoding copper homeostasis protein CutC; amino-acid sequence: MIADRVLLEVCVDTPAGLAAAIAGGADRVELCAALTLQGLTPAPGLMALAAASPIPVYPMIRPRNGDFCYDGRDLDTMKRDVDAVRAYGLAGVSIGASRPDGELDLEVLHALVEHSTGLGMTLHRAFDLVADQSAALEIAVEMGFERVLTSGGAISALVGAERIAALVDQASGRIGILAGAGVRVSNVADLVRSTGVREVHGSFGGARPGADPASKLGAMGFVPPTLQDTDQATVAEVVRILRGLP
- a CDS encoding dienelactone hydrolase family protein, with the translated sequence MCDDDIHQGLVHDPSVSRRAFGLMTVALTGVATVARADDTVVEKDVEIKTPDGTADAALFYPKAKGKFPAVLLWPDVMSLRPVFRDMGRRLAAAGYVVLVPNLYYRVQKAPVIQGSFNFANPEDRAKLMPMRATVTPEGTAKDAVAYIAFLDAQPQTNKAKKAGVQGYCMGGPLSFQTAAAVPGRIAAVASFHGGGLLTAKPDSPHLLLPKTKASYLIEIADNDDKQDPTVKDKLKVAFAEAKLPAQVEVFEGANHGWTVKGSQVYNEEAAERAWSNLLALYKQALG
- a CDS encoding MarR family winged helix-turn-helix transcriptional regulator, which gives rise to MTSARILNERAFAQSLLRLARVYRREVNRALAAHGISDAKAMPVLHIARAGGGLRQGALAEEIGVEGPSLVRILDQLCHANLVERRDDPTDKRAKTLHLTAEGQALAAVVEDAVQVVRAQMLTGVGDDDLAAALRTFAAFEAALELAAGQGI
- a CDS encoding YjfK family protein is translated as MFGKLFGRKDAQRPALPVIRNVTIGRTVVLDPLAWRRFSGEAKFALDRDTLEITAQGLIHLNDGAFVHRFYTDDEILFQVVSDDREGQRANDFTVFVPWSSAYPADRADRDLWAERLRARAFQAEGLPEYRRFWFGEDAERQDPVTLWEDVYYDREGAAPDRRLFQTTMLFHRELSGGEGRELLLALTAEPEDGDVTHETMIGLPLSVGEFKA
- a CDS encoding FUSC family protein, translated to MLPKFDRHTLLFSANSFAAAMLALYIGFALGLPRPYWAMTTAYIVSQPLAGAVRSKAVYRVLGTILGAAAAVALVPNLVNAPWLLSLALALWVGGCLTISLLDRTPRSYVMMLAGYTAAIIGFPSVSQPGAIFDVAASRVIEIGLGILCATMVHSLVFPRPVGRVLKTRLANWLGEADRWALDVLREEADPATIARDRRHLAAAASEIRMLAVHLPFDTSRLRETTGVVRALQERMLLLIPLLSGLGDRMEALRDVREPRVREALNAVIGWIEAGAPREAGLDLVDELRTLAALRSDANWSSLLVESLLVRLSEAVRALAEGHALMARIDDPDAPLSSALDAATRESARHRMHADLPLALLSGGAAAIAVMLSCAAWIQFGWGDGIAAPVMAAVFCCFFAALDDPVPAIKDFGLFSLLSLPLAALYMFAILPAIDGFPMLVAAMGPPLLFLGLYIPDPRRMGAALAVLMGFCNALALQETFSADFAGFLNGNLGQFVGLLLAITVTAALRSMGTDASARRLLTRTWRNLARLARARQAPEPAAFAAVLVDRLGILTPKLAEVGHAHDLVGVDALRDLRVGMNLVAVQAARPDLPRDGKAHVDAALDGVGDHFAALAAGARAAPGAELLARIDTALRDLAEAPAASAVQGVSGLVGLRRNLFPKAPAFVPEVAR
- a CDS encoding N(4)-(beta-N-acetylglucosaminyl)-L-asparaginase, with protein sequence MMNRRGLIGATLAGSAMISGRAAAAAGESVQLQGPCVISTWDFGVPANQAAWAVLSKGGRALDAVEAGARVPEQDLKNHSVGRAGYPDRDGHVSLDACIMDELGNCGSVAALEHIAHPISVARRVMEKTPHVMLVGAGALQFALEQGFPREELLTPESKAAWEAWKKEAKYRPKANSEVGDYGKTTGQLGTPGGANNHDTIGMLAIDAKGNIAGACTTSGMAWKMRGRVGDSPIIGAGLYVDNEVGGATSTGVGEEVIRNVGSFLVVELMRQGRSPEAACREAVERILKKKPQAKDIQVGFLAINKKGEVGAWAIQSGFSYALCDGRKQDLLLPGKATYTSGT